One Mycolicibacterium crocinum DNA window includes the following coding sequences:
- a CDS encoding MerR family transcriptional regulator, which produces MDELTVGEVAKRFGITVRTLHHYDEIGLLTASKRAASGYRLYTSEDLTRLSQIIVYRRLELPLDEIATLLDEGDVVSHLIRQRERVMARFDEMKGLIDAIDHALDKAMSNTPMTDDDMRELFGDGFDDYQAEAEQKWGETAEWKESQRRTKSYGKQEWVQIKSEGEAVEKALADAFRAGLPADSPQAMDAAEKHRLHVNRWFYDCPPAFHRNLGDMYVSDPRYVATYDESFGLPGLAAFCRDAIHANADRHGD; this is translated from the coding sequence GTGGACGAACTCACCGTGGGCGAGGTCGCGAAGCGATTCGGCATCACGGTGCGCACCCTTCACCACTACGACGAAATCGGGCTGCTGACCGCGAGTAAGCGCGCGGCATCGGGCTATCGGCTGTACACGTCGGAAGACCTGACACGGCTGTCCCAGATCATCGTCTACCGCCGCCTCGAGTTGCCTCTCGACGAGATCGCGACCCTGCTCGACGAGGGCGACGTGGTCAGCCACTTGATTCGTCAGCGCGAACGCGTCATGGCCAGGTTCGATGAGATGAAGGGCCTCATCGACGCAATCGATCACGCATTGGACAAAGCAATGAGCAACACACCCATGACCGACGACGATATGCGCGAACTCTTCGGCGATGGTTTCGACGACTACCAGGCCGAGGCTGAACAGAAGTGGGGCGAGACCGCGGAGTGGAAGGAATCGCAGCGCCGGACGAAGTCCTACGGCAAGCAGGAGTGGGTCCAGATCAAGTCCGAAGGGGAAGCCGTCGAAAAGGCGTTGGCCGACGCGTTCCGCGCGGGACTTCCTGCTGACTCTCCGCAGGCCATGGATGCCGCGGAAAAACACCGGCTGCACGTGAATCGCTGGTTCTACGACTGCCCGCCGGCTTTTCACCGGAACCTGGGCGATATGTACGTCAGCGATCCGCGTTACGTCGCCACCTACGACGAGTCATTCGGGCTCCCGGGTCTCGCGGCCTTCTGCCGCGACGCAATCCACGCGAACGCGGACCGACACGGCGACTGA
- a CDS encoding pyridoxal phosphate-dependent aminotransferase — MKFAQSSRLFSLSRETARSIADEAARLEAAGHRVMRLDTGDPFPFGFEPPAELIRDIAETLTSSAGYTPTKGLLSAREAVVQYHCARGVPGIDVEHVFLGNGASELITVAMTALLDERDEVLVPAPDFPVWTDAVNVNGGRAVHYRCDESSDWYPDIADITAKVTARTRAIVIINPNNPTGAVYPPEVLTGILDIAREHNLIVCSDEIYDKILFDDAVHITTASLAPDLLCLTFNGLSKAYRCAGFRAGWLAVSGPTDHAVSYLDGLTTVAGLRRCANAPAQQAIRIALEADRSGHDLTLPAGLLQDQRDRAWAALNSIPGVSCVKPRGALYAFPKIDLNVYPIRDDEQFVLDLLLQEKIHLVPGTGLSWPEPDHVRIVTLPSAEELETTIASIGGFLATYRQ, encoded by the coding sequence ATGAAATTCGCGCAGTCGAGCAGGCTGTTCAGCCTGTCGCGCGAGACTGCGCGATCGATCGCCGACGAGGCAGCACGCTTGGAGGCGGCCGGACACCGCGTCATGCGCCTGGACACCGGCGACCCGTTTCCGTTCGGTTTCGAGCCGCCGGCCGAACTGATTCGCGACATCGCCGAAACCCTCACTTCCTCCGCCGGATACACCCCCACCAAGGGGCTGCTGTCGGCGCGGGAAGCCGTCGTGCAGTACCACTGCGCCCGTGGGGTCCCGGGTATCGACGTCGAGCATGTGTTCCTTGGTAACGGCGCGTCCGAACTGATCACGGTCGCGATGACCGCGCTGCTCGACGAGCGCGACGAGGTCCTGGTGCCCGCGCCTGACTTCCCCGTGTGGACCGACGCCGTGAACGTCAACGGCGGCCGCGCCGTCCACTATCGGTGCGACGAGTCGTCGGACTGGTATCCCGACATCGCCGATATCACGGCGAAGGTGACCGCGCGCACCCGGGCGATCGTCATCATCAACCCCAACAACCCGACCGGTGCGGTGTATCCGCCGGAGGTGTTGACCGGCATTCTGGACATCGCGCGCGAGCACAACCTCATCGTGTGCTCTGACGAGATCTACGACAAAATCCTCTTCGACGACGCCGTCCACATCACGACCGCGTCACTGGCGCCCGATCTGCTGTGCCTGACGTTCAACGGCCTGTCAAAGGCATACCGCTGCGCAGGATTCCGCGCGGGCTGGCTGGCGGTGTCCGGGCCGACTGATCACGCCGTGAGCTACCTCGACGGTCTGACCACCGTCGCCGGTTTGCGCCGCTGCGCGAATGCACCTGCCCAGCAAGCGATTCGGATCGCCCTGGAAGCCGACCGGTCCGGGCACGACCTCACGCTGCCGGCCGGCCTACTACAGGACCAACGCGACCGGGCGTGGGCCGCCCTGAATTCGATTCCCGGGGTGTCGTGCGTGAAACCGCGGGGCGCGCTGTACGCGTTCCCCAAGATCGACCTCAACGTGTATCCGATCCGCGACGACGAGCAGTTCGTTCTGGACCTGTTGCTGCAGGAGAAGATTCACCTCGTCCCCGGCACCGGCCTCAGTTGGCCTGAGCCCGACCATGTCCGGATCGTGACGCTGCCGTCCGCCGAGGAACTCGAGACCACCATCGCCAGCATCGGAGGATTCCTGGCGACCTATCGCCAGTGA
- a CDS encoding serine/threonine-protein kinase yields the protein MTGHEMLVDRYALHGVLGRGGMAEVREGWDTRLGRPVAIKLLHPALIAEPGVRSRFEDEARSAAQLCHQNIVTVYDFGEHQGSPFIVMERLPGQTLADVIAAGPMPAHHVRAMLDDVLAGLSAAHAAGVLHRDIKPGNILVSAPGDSMKVADFGIAKTGGAAYTMTGQIVGTMCYMSPERIAGAPASIRDDLYAVGLLGYEALLGRRLFPQDNPAALAHAIMDSTPPPVASVRADVDPVLAAVIDRAIARDPAQRFGSAEQMRAALSGDRRALLDGAVPVQRPATKVLEGPPVPVTHYPPPRQRRRTAGRKYGIGAGVLGALAISVVALVMDPSSSTPAPQPVSTSTPVAPPPSVAPPPSPVVQQPAPAVEDRPGAPSGGGGHGKGNKKRG from the coding sequence ATGACCGGCCACGAGATGCTCGTGGACCGCTACGCGCTGCACGGGGTTCTCGGTCGCGGCGGCATGGCTGAGGTCCGCGAAGGTTGGGACACCAGGCTGGGTCGGCCGGTGGCCATCAAACTGCTGCACCCCGCGCTGATCGCGGAGCCGGGGGTTCGCAGCCGATTCGAGGACGAAGCACGCTCGGCGGCGCAGCTCTGCCATCAGAACATCGTCACGGTGTACGACTTCGGCGAACACCAGGGCAGCCCGTTCATCGTGATGGAACGCCTGCCCGGTCAGACCCTGGCCGACGTCATCGCCGCTGGGCCGATGCCGGCACATCACGTCCGCGCGATGCTCGATGATGTTCTTGCCGGTCTGAGCGCAGCGCACGCCGCCGGGGTACTACATCGGGACATCAAGCCGGGCAACATCCTGGTATCGGCGCCAGGCGACTCGATGAAGGTCGCCGACTTCGGCATCGCCAAGACCGGTGGTGCTGCCTACACGATGACCGGCCAGATCGTGGGCACGATGTGCTACATGAGCCCCGAGCGTATCGCCGGGGCTCCCGCGTCGATCCGAGACGATCTCTACGCGGTCGGGCTTCTGGGCTACGAGGCGCTGCTGGGTCGACGCCTGTTCCCGCAAGACAATCCCGCTGCGCTGGCACACGCGATCATGGACAGCACACCACCGCCGGTGGCGTCGGTGCGCGCCGACGTCGACCCGGTGCTGGCCGCCGTTATCGACCGTGCGATCGCACGAGATCCTGCGCAGCGCTTCGGCAGTGCCGAGCAGATGCGCGCTGCTCTGTCCGGTGATCGGCGGGCGCTACTCGACGGCGCCGTGCCCGTACAGCGGCCGGCGACCAAAGTGCTTGAGGGCCCGCCGGTCCCGGTCACCCACTATCCGCCGCCGCGGCAGCGTCGGCGCACGGCAGGCCGCAAGTACGGGATTGGGGCCGGCGTGCTTGGTGCCCTGGCCATCTCGGTGGTGGCGCTGGTAATGGATCCGTCGTCGTCGACGCCGGCACCGCAACCGGTCAGCACTAGTACCCCCGTCGCACCACCGCCGAGCGTCGCCCCGCCGCCGAGCCCGGTCGTGCAACAGCCCGCTCCAGCGGTCGAGGATAGGCCGGGCGCGCCGAGCGGCGGCGGGGGCCACGGAAAGGGCAACAAGAAGCGGGGTTAG
- a CDS encoding STAS domain-containing protein, which produces MSLSFLPSTSDPPTRRIQLSAEWPGTADVRITVIGDVDMSTARQFSDYVLRSAANCRRIALDMTRVTFFDCTGLSALYSIEDRCRMADVTLDLEPAQCVSRVITLCESLCA; this is translated from the coding sequence ATGTCTTTGTCTTTTTTGCCGTCGACCAGTGACCCGCCCACCCGCCGAATCCAGTTGTCCGCCGAGTGGCCTGGCACCGCCGACGTCCGTATCACAGTCATCGGCGACGTCGACATGTCCACCGCCCGGCAATTCAGCGACTACGTGCTCCGCAGTGCGGCCAACTGCCGGCGGATCGCCCTCGACATGACCCGGGTGACATTCTTCGACTGCACCGGCCTTTCGGCGCTCTACAGCATCGAGGACCGCTGCCGCATGGCGGACGTCACGCTGGACCTCGAACCCGCACAATGCGTCTCGCGCGTCATCACTCTCTGCGAGTCGTTGTGCGCATAA
- a CDS encoding GAF and ANTAR domain-containing protein has product MSEERAQTFTVLHQVDDVQRAQDGDFDSALRAIGETTVESVPGAQYAGLTVIEGIEHITTMGATHRYPTVLDEVQRENGEGPCLSAAWTHQIIHIDNLAAEDRWPKYRAAALDRTPVRSVLSFRLFGESALFVALNLYAESAGAFDDDSIELGLVYAAHTSVAWNSMRREQQFRSALASRDVIGQAKGLLMERFNIDAVAAFELLRRMSQESNTRLAEIAERLVSARPAEQ; this is encoded by the coding sequence TTGTCCGAGGAGCGCGCCCAGACATTCACGGTCCTGCATCAGGTCGACGATGTGCAGCGGGCGCAGGACGGCGACTTCGACTCGGCGCTGCGCGCGATCGGCGAGACCACCGTGGAGTCGGTACCGGGCGCTCAGTACGCGGGCCTGACCGTCATCGAAGGCATCGAACACATCACCACGATGGGCGCGACGCACCGCTACCCCACCGTGCTCGACGAGGTGCAACGCGAAAACGGCGAGGGCCCTTGCCTTTCCGCGGCGTGGACTCATCAGATCATCCACATCGACAATCTTGCCGCTGAAGACCGCTGGCCGAAATACCGTGCGGCCGCGCTCGACCGCACGCCGGTGCGATCGGTTCTCTCGTTCCGTCTGTTCGGCGAGAGCGCATTGTTCGTCGCACTGAACCTCTACGCCGAATCGGCGGGCGCCTTCGACGACGACTCCATCGAATTAGGTCTCGTCTACGCCGCACACACGAGCGTGGCCTGGAATTCGATGCGCCGCGAACAACAATTTCGCAGTGCGTTGGCGAGCCGGGATGTGATCGGCCAAGCCAAGGGACTGCTGATGGAACGGTTCAATATCGACGCGGTCGCCGCATTCGAGCTACTGCGGAGAATGTCCCAGGAATCGAACACCCGCCTGGCCGAAATCGCGGAGCGACTCGTCTCCGCTAGGCCGGCTGAGCAGTAA
- the bluB gene encoding 5,6-dimethylbenzimidazole synthase yields MTEHVFADDERRAVYRVIHERRDMRRFSTGTSVPDAVLARLLAAAHAAPSVGLMQPWRFIRITDTGLRHKIHALVDEERQHTAAALGTRASEFLALKVEGILECAELLVVALGDGRDSHVFGRRTMPHMDLASVSCAIQNLWLAARAEGLGMGWVSIFDPQRLAELLEMPDGAEPVAVLCLGPVPDFPDRPALEIDEWTNARPLAEFVSENRWN; encoded by the coding sequence GTGACCGAGCACGTGTTCGCCGACGACGAGCGTCGCGCCGTCTACCGCGTCATCCACGAGCGCCGGGACATGCGCAGATTCAGTACAGGCACCTCAGTGCCCGACGCGGTGTTGGCCCGACTGCTCGCGGCCGCTCACGCCGCTCCCAGCGTCGGACTGATGCAGCCCTGGCGGTTCATCCGTATCACCGACACGGGATTGCGGCACAAGATTCATGCCCTGGTCGACGAGGAACGCCAGCACACTGCGGCGGCACTGGGCACCCGCGCCAGCGAGTTCCTAGCGCTGAAGGTCGAGGGCATCCTCGAATGCGCTGAGCTACTGGTGGTCGCGCTCGGCGACGGCCGCGACAGCCATGTCTTCGGCCGGCGGACGATGCCGCACATGGATTTGGCCTCGGTGTCGTGTGCGATCCAAAACCTCTGGCTCGCAGCGCGTGCCGAGGGCCTCGGCATGGGCTGGGTGTCGATCTTCGACCCGCAGCGTCTCGCCGAGTTGCTGGAGATGCCCGATGGTGCCGAGCCCGTGGCCGTGCTGTGCCTGGGTCCGGTACCGGACTTCCCCGATCGCCCGGCGCTGGAAATCGACGAGTGGACTAATGCACGCCCACTCGCCGAATTCGTCAGCGAAAACCGGTGGAATTAG
- a CDS encoding alpha/beta fold hydrolase, whose protein sequence is MSASRTAVKNGTELPPGRTVEVRAADGTRLHTEVFGPPDGYPIVLAHGITCALRVWHEQIKDLSRDFRVIAYDHRGHGRSGVPRRSGYSLGHLAGDLDAVLTATLRPGERAVIAGHSMGGIAISSWADRYRHRVLQRADAVALINTTTGDLLKEINLLRVPALLAAGRSLAARHLIRTFGGAPLIWGAQPGSRWFVSMMAVGAGADPAVGKLIHDLFAETPAGGRGAWARVLVDEIGPRHIDLTGLTVPTLVIGSTKDRLLPMCQSRKIAEAVPNLVDLVEIPGGHCAILEHPDVVNGHLRALVSSITAQRISS, encoded by the coding sequence ATGTCCGCGTCCCGCACGGCCGTCAAGAACGGCACCGAGTTGCCGCCCGGCCGGACCGTCGAGGTCAGGGCCGCCGACGGCACCCGCCTGCACACCGAGGTCTTCGGACCGCCGGACGGCTATCCGATCGTGCTGGCGCACGGCATCACCTGCGCCCTTCGGGTCTGGCACGAGCAGATCAAGGATCTGTCCCGCGACTTTCGGGTGATCGCCTACGACCACCGCGGACACGGCCGCAGCGGGGTCCCGCGCCGGTCCGGATACAGCCTCGGCCACCTGGCCGGTGACCTCGACGCGGTGCTGACCGCCACCCTGCGGCCCGGTGAGCGAGCGGTGATCGCCGGACACTCGATGGGCGGCATCGCAATCAGCTCGTGGGCTGACCGCTACCGGCATCGGGTTCTCCAGCGCGCCGACGCTGTCGCACTGATCAACACCACCACCGGCGACCTGTTGAAGGAAATCAATCTGCTGCGGGTGCCCGCGCTACTGGCGGCCGGCAGATCACTGGCCGCACGACACCTGATCAGGACCTTCGGCGGCGCACCCTTGATTTGGGGCGCCCAGCCCGGCAGCCGCTGGTTCGTCTCGATGATGGCGGTCGGCGCCGGGGCGGACCCGGCCGTCGGCAAACTCATCCACGATCTGTTCGCCGAGACCCCGGCCGGCGGCCGTGGCGCGTGGGCGCGAGTGCTCGTCGACGAGATAGGGCCGCGCCACATCGATCTCACCGGACTGACCGTGCCCACGTTGGTGATCGGCAGCACCAAGGATCGGCTGTTGCCGATGTGCCAGTCGCGCAAGATCGCCGAGGCCGTGCCCAATCTGGTTGACCTGGTCGAGATACCGGGCGGACACTGCGCGATCCTGGAGCACCCCGACGTCGTCAACGGGCATCTGCGGGCGCTGGTTTCGTCGATCACCGCGCAGCGCATCAGCTCCTAA
- a CDS encoding flavin monoamine oxidase family protein has protein sequence MSVRARGTGNTGGVVGYDVVVIGAGFAGLTAARELVKRGHEVLVLEGRDRVGGRSSTTSLAGVPVDLGGTFVGPTQDAVIALAEELGCPTSPTYHEGANLIRWRGKVRSYRGTIPKLSLLGLLDIGRIQWQVARLSKGVDVAQPWTSAKAKQLDGTSLGGWLRSVGASASSRDLMAIMSRVTWGAEPDEVSMLHAVRYVKAAGGLDRMLDVVGGAQQDHFPGGTQQIAQAMAAELGDRVRLNAVVSRIEWSDDAVAVTSSGGVVEARRVILAIPPAHRLNIDVAPPPPIGYQQLAQRWPQGALSKAYAAYSRPFWRDKGLSGQALSDQGPVFITFDVSPGAGGPGILLGFVDSRGFDALSAEERRRQALAGFAALYGPDAESPVEYLDYCWGAETFAPGGPTAAVPPGVWTEFGHLLREPVGPLHWAGTETADEWTGFLDGAVRSGLRAATEVAAAL, from the coding sequence ATGTCGGTTCGGGCGCGAGGGACAGGCAACACTGGTGGGGTGGTGGGTTATGACGTCGTGGTCATCGGTGCCGGCTTCGCCGGTCTGACAGCCGCTCGTGAACTGGTCAAACGCGGGCATGAGGTACTGGTGTTGGAGGGTCGCGACCGCGTCGGCGGCCGTTCGAGCACGACATCGCTGGCCGGTGTGCCGGTCGATCTCGGTGGCACCTTCGTCGGTCCCACCCAGGACGCGGTGATCGCGCTGGCCGAAGAACTCGGCTGCCCCACCTCCCCCACCTATCACGAGGGTGCCAACCTCATCCGGTGGCGCGGCAAGGTGCGGTCCTACCGCGGCACGATCCCCAAGTTGTCGCTGCTCGGGCTCCTCGACATCGGCCGGATCCAGTGGCAGGTCGCGCGACTGTCGAAGGGCGTCGACGTCGCGCAGCCCTGGACGTCAGCCAAGGCCAAGCAGCTGGACGGTACGTCCCTGGGCGGCTGGTTGCGCTCGGTGGGCGCCAGTGCGTCGTCGCGGGACCTCATGGCCATCATGTCGCGGGTGACCTGGGGCGCCGAGCCCGACGAGGTGTCGATGCTGCACGCGGTGCGCTACGTCAAAGCGGCCGGCGGCCTGGATCGCATGCTCGACGTCGTCGGCGGCGCCCAGCAAGACCACTTCCCGGGCGGTACCCAGCAGATCGCCCAGGCGATGGCCGCCGAGCTCGGCGACCGCGTCCGACTCAACGCGGTCGTCAGCCGGATCGAATGGTCCGACGACGCGGTGGCGGTCACGTCGTCGGGCGGGGTCGTCGAGGCGCGACGGGTCATCCTGGCCATCCCGCCGGCACATCGGCTGAACATCGACGTCGCACCACCGCCACCGATCGGCTACCAACAGCTGGCCCAACGCTGGCCGCAGGGCGCTCTGAGCAAGGCCTACGCCGCGTATTCGCGTCCGTTCTGGCGCGACAAGGGCCTGTCCGGGCAGGCGCTGTCCGATCAGGGACCGGTCTTCATCACCTTCGACGTCAGCCCCGGCGCCGGCGGTCCTGGAATCCTGCTCGGGTTCGTCGACTCGCGGGGCTTCGATGCGCTTAGCGCCGAGGAACGCCGTCGCCAAGCACTAGCCGGTTTTGCCGCACTCTATGGCCCGGACGCCGAAAGCCCCGTCGAATATCTCGACTATTGTTGGGGCGCAGAAACTTTCGCTCCCGGTGGCCCGACCGCGGCGGTGCCACCCGGTGTGTGGACGGAGTTCGGCCACCTGCTGCGCGAACCGGTCGGCCCGTTGCATTGGGCCGGCACCGAGACCGCCGACGAGTGGACCGGCTTCCTGGACGGTGCGGTGCGCTCCGGACTGCGCGCGGCAACCGAGGTCGCCGCGGCGCTTTAG
- a CDS encoding TIGR03617 family F420-dependent LLM class oxidoreductase, translating into MKVLTALFGPTDAVDRARALREAGASGVFTFEGPHDVFAPLTLAAGVGGVDLLTNVAIAFPRNPIQLAHQAYDHQLLAKGRFTLGLGTQVRAQVEKRYGAAFDKPVARMSELVRALRAIFATWETGERLDFRGEFYRHTLMTPTFNPGPNPFGPPPIYVGALGPRLTRATAEVADGLLVMPFGSAKFLRESTMPAVRDGLAAAGRAESSFAVVPEIILSAGEDHDATRRLLAFYGSTPAYRPVLDIHGWGDLQPELNSMSKQGKWHEMAGLVSDEVLHTIAACGTPKQIAAHIRERVDGVGDTVCLYQPGPIATETLAQIVDELAR; encoded by the coding sequence GTGAAAGTCTTGACGGCCCTGTTCGGGCCCACCGATGCGGTCGATCGCGCGCGAGCGCTGCGCGAGGCCGGCGCGAGTGGCGTCTTCACCTTCGAAGGCCCGCACGACGTGTTCGCGCCGCTGACACTGGCCGCCGGTGTCGGCGGCGTGGATCTGCTGACGAACGTGGCAATTGCGTTCCCGCGCAATCCGATTCAGCTGGCACACCAGGCCTATGATCACCAGTTGCTCGCGAAGGGCCGGTTCACCCTCGGGCTCGGCACCCAAGTCCGCGCTCAGGTCGAGAAGCGTTACGGCGCTGCCTTCGACAAGCCGGTCGCGCGGATGAGCGAACTCGTGCGTGCGCTACGGGCGATCTTCGCCACCTGGGAAACCGGCGAGCGGCTTGACTTCCGCGGCGAGTTCTACCGGCACACCCTGATGACGCCGACATTCAACCCGGGCCCGAATCCCTTTGGTCCACCGCCGATTTACGTCGGCGCCCTAGGCCCCCGACTGACCCGGGCCACCGCCGAGGTCGCCGACGGATTGCTGGTGATGCCGTTCGGCTCGGCGAAGTTCCTGCGCGAGTCCACGATGCCCGCGGTGCGCGATGGCCTGGCCGCCGCCGGACGGGCGGAGTCGTCGTTCGCGGTGGTGCCCGAAATCATCCTGTCCGCGGGCGAGGACCACGACGCGACGCGGCGGCTGCTGGCGTTCTACGGGTCCACCCCGGCGTACCGCCCGGTGCTCGACATCCACGGCTGGGGTGATCTGCAGCCCGAGCTCAATTCGATGTCCAAACAAGGCAAATGGCACGAGATGGCCGGCCTCGTCAGCGACGAGGTGCTGCACACCATCGCGGCCTGCGGCACCCCGAAGCAGATCGCCGCGCACATCCGGGAGCGGGTGGACGGCGTCGGCGATACCGTCTGCCTCTACCAGCCGGGGCCCATCGCCACCGAAACCCTGGCCCAGATCGTCGACGAGCTGGCTCGCTAG
- a CDS encoding phosphotransferase family protein translates to MTNQPSVERDLDRLQRSGRDVSTVPALLSEWLSTVMPGGVRPEVTVESGIDSNGMSSETIILTGRWDEDGKKVEQKWVARVAPTAEDVPVFITYRMDHQFDVIRLVEELTDVPVPKVRWIDKTGEILGAPFFLMNHVEGIVPPDVMPYTFGGNWFADAPAEQQRALQDATVEVLAKLHSIPNAADTFGFLAEAVPDGDTPLRRQLNWLKGWYEFAVPDIGRSPLVETALAWLEENFPSDVAATEPVLAWGDSRIGNVLYQDFRPVAVLDWEMATLGPRELDVAWIILAHMVFQELAGLAGMPGLPDVMREEDVRATYEKLTGVELGDLRWFYVYSGVIWCCVFMRTGARRVHFGEIEKPEDVESMFYHAGLLRRLIEEA, encoded by the coding sequence GTGACCAACCAACCGTCTGTAGAAAGAGACCTCGATCGGTTGCAGCGTTCTGGCCGTGATGTCAGCACCGTTCCGGCGCTGCTGTCGGAATGGCTGTCCACCGTTATGCCCGGCGGCGTCAGACCAGAAGTGACCGTCGAGAGCGGTATCGACTCCAACGGCATGTCGTCGGAGACCATCATCCTCACCGGGCGGTGGGACGAGGACGGCAAGAAGGTCGAGCAGAAGTGGGTGGCCCGGGTGGCCCCCACCGCCGAAGACGTCCCGGTCTTCATCACCTACCGGATGGACCATCAGTTCGACGTCATCCGACTGGTCGAGGAACTGACCGATGTGCCGGTGCCGAAGGTGCGCTGGATCGACAAGACCGGCGAGATCCTCGGCGCCCCCTTCTTTTTGATGAACCACGTCGAGGGCATCGTCCCGCCCGACGTGATGCCGTACACCTTCGGCGGCAACTGGTTCGCCGACGCGCCCGCCGAACAGCAACGCGCACTGCAGGACGCGACGGTCGAGGTGCTGGCGAAGCTGCATTCGATTCCCAACGCGGCCGACACCTTCGGCTTCCTCGCCGAAGCCGTGCCCGACGGCGACACCCCGTTGCGTCGCCAGTTGAACTGGCTCAAGGGGTGGTACGAGTTCGCCGTTCCCGATATCGGCCGCTCACCGCTGGTCGAAACCGCCCTCGCGTGGCTGGAGGAGAACTTCCCCTCCGATGTCGCGGCCACCGAACCTGTTCTGGCATGGGGTGACTCGCGGATCGGCAATGTGCTGTACCAGGATTTCCGCCCGGTCGCGGTGCTGGACTGGGAGATGGCAACACTGGGTCCGCGCGAGTTGGACGTCGCGTGGATCATCCTCGCGCACATGGTGTTCCAGGAGCTCGCCGGGCTGGCCGGGATGCCGGGTCTGCCGGACGTGATGCGGGAAGAAGACGTTCGCGCCACCTATGAGAAGTTAACCGGCGTCGAGCTAGGCGACCTGCGTTGGTTCTACGTGTACTCCGGGGTGATCTGGTGCTGTGTGTTCATGCGCACCGGTGCGCGGCGGGTGCACTTCGGTGAGATCGAGAAGCCAGAGGACGTCGAGTCGATGTTCTACCACGCCGGGCTGCTGCGCCGGCTGATTGAGGAGGCCTGA
- a CDS encoding TetR/AcrR family transcriptional regulator, whose amino-acid sequence MKADASSLDKTAVPGRPRDPRIDAAILRATAELLVEIGYPNLTLAAVAERAGTTKTALYRRWSSKAELVHEAAFPVAPTALTTPAGDIAADIRAMLEATRDVFTSPVVRAALPGLIADMSADAALNARVMSRFTELFAAVRDRLTEAVHCREVHADVDPERLIELIGGATMMRLLLRPDDVLDAGWVDQTAAILVHGVAL is encoded by the coding sequence ATGAAAGCAGACGCGTCTTCGCTTGACAAGACCGCGGTCCCGGGGCGGCCCCGCGATCCGCGTATCGACGCTGCCATACTGCGCGCAACCGCGGAGCTGCTTGTCGAAATCGGTTATCCGAATCTGACTTTGGCGGCGGTGGCCGAACGGGCGGGCACGACGAAGACCGCGCTGTACCGCCGGTGGTCCAGCAAGGCCGAACTGGTCCACGAAGCGGCGTTCCCCGTGGCGCCCACCGCGTTGACGACGCCCGCCGGCGATATCGCTGCCGACATCCGGGCGATGCTCGAAGCCACCCGCGATGTGTTCACCAGCCCGGTGGTGCGGGCTGCGCTGCCGGGGTTGATCGCCGATATGAGCGCCGACGCAGCCCTGAATGCCCGGGTGATGTCCCGGTTCACCGAATTGTTCGCCGCGGTGCGGGATCGCCTGACCGAGGCGGTGCACTGCCGTGAAGTGCACGCCGACGTCGACCCGGAACGCCTGATCGAACTGATCGGTGGTGCGACGATGATGCGGTTGCTGCTGCGCCCAGACGATGTGCTCGACGCCGGCTGGGTCGATCAGACTGCGGCGATCCTCGTGCACGGGGTGGCGCTATGA